In Paenibacillus dendritiformis, the DNA window TTCGCTCATCCGCCAGCAGCCGGTCGGCGAAGCCCGTCAAGCCGGCCGCCGCCCGCTCCCGTACCTCCGGCTGGCGGAGCATCGCCCGCAGCCCGTCGCTGGTCACCAAATATTCCGATACAACTTCCCCCAGCGATACCGCAATATCCGCCTTCCGCTTCGGAATGAGACCGGGCGTGAAGGGCACTCTCCGCCCGAACAGATGAATCGGCTGCCGCGGATGGAACAGCATCTTGATCGCAAAGTGATTCGTAATGCCGCCGACGAACGCGGCCACAATGACGCTAAATAGAATAAATAACCAATTGGGCACGCCGAATGCCTCCTTTCCTGATGTAGGTCAATCACCAAGGGAAATATGTCCTCATATGATGAAATTACGTATGCGGTTCACCTGTATATATATCGACCCCAGCCCGGTGCATACCGTGATTCATCATGCAAGTCGTCGTTGGAAGGAGAACCAACATGTTGAAATCAAAAGTGAGGCTCCACGTTGTGAGCGCCGGCATCTTGCGGGAAGACATGATCATGTTGGGCGACAGCTATGTCAAACAATGGAAAATTCCCGTAAACCATCCGATTACGATCCGCTTCGGTTCCTTCAGACAGAGCGTGACCGTATCCTCCGTTCCCAAATCTGACGGGCTCCGGATCAGTCACGCGCTTGCCCGCAATATGGGACTGTCGAACGGCGTTCCTCTGCGGTTGACGTATGCCCAACAGACGTTGAAAATCGGGCCGCTCATCGGCGTCCTGATCAGCCGGGATTATCCCGCCGTTCCGGATCGGCCGTTCGGCACGATTACCGCCTTCTGCCGGGAGATGGTCGATGCCTGCCATTCCCAAGGAGCCGTTGCCTGCTTCTTCACGCCGGAACATGTGAAGGACTCTCAACGGATACAGGCATGGGTGTATACCAAAGGATGCTGGCAGCTTACCAGCATGCCGATCCCGGATGTCGTGAACAATCGCTTGACGTCGCGATCTCTGGAGAACAAACCTAGCGTACAGCATTTCATGAAAGAAGTAAAATCGCGTTACCAGTCCCATGTGTTCAATGAAAAGTTTCTGGATAAGACCGAGGTGTTCGACGCGTTAAAGGCCAGTTCGGAGTTGACCCGCTACTTGCCGGAATCGCATCTGCTGCGCAGCTACTCTACCCTCAAGACGATGAGCGGACGCTATCAGACCCTCTTCCTGAAGCCGGCCCGGGGAAGCCTCGGCAAAGGCATCATCTGCATCAACCGTACCTCGGATAACGGGTTTCAAGCCCTTTATTCCAATATTAGCGGCACCAAGCGCCAGAACTTCAGCAGCTTAACCAAGCTGTTTTCTACCCTGTCCGGGAAGCTGAAGACGAACCGCTACCAGATTCAACAAGGCTTGAATCTGATCGATTATGCCAAGCGTCCAATCGATTTCCGGGCCCTCGTTCAGAAAAACATACACGGCCGCTGGAGCATCACGTCTATCGTCGCCCGAACCGCGAGCACACAGCATTTCGTGTCGAATGTGGCGCGGGGCGGAACGCTCAGCACCGTCAAGGAAGCCGTCGGCCGATCGAATCTGCCCTCCGGGGCGAAGAACGATATCGTGGGCAAGCTGCAGCGGGCGGCGCTTGATATCGCGAAGGGGATCGATACGCATATTCCCGCTCACTTCGGTGAATTGGGAATTGACCTGGCTATCGACACGTCAGGGAAAGTGTGGCTGCTTGAAGTCAACTCCAAGCCTTCCAAAAATGACAATACTCCACTGAACGTCAACCGAGTCCGTCCCTCCGTCCGCAAAACAGTGGAATATGCCCGGTATTTATCCGGATTTTGAGGAGGTGACAGCGAAATGATGAAGAAGCGAACCGAGCAGCCCGTCATCGGCGTTCTGCAGAATGAATCGACCGGAACGCCTCCCTTCACCGAGCCTCAATATTGCCGGAGGCTGTGTCAAGCCGGACGCAAACACGGCGTCCGGGTCATCGTGTTCTCGCCCGAATGGGCCGATCTTGCTTCCGGCACTGTGAACGGCTATGTCTATGGCGACCACCGCTGGGAGCCCTGCACTGCCGCATTGCCTCCCCTGGTGTACAACCGGTGCGTATTCTCAGGCGGAAGCGCCGGGGCCAGAACGTCAGCCGCCCTCGCCAAGCTGCTCCGGAGCAGACGCACCGCTCCGTTGGGGGTAGGCTTGCGGGGCAAGTGGGACATCTACCGCTCCTTATCCGCCGAGTCCGGCCTGAGCGCGATTCTTCCTCCCACTCACCTGTACCAAAGCAAGCGCAGCCTCGCTGCGGCGCTGTCCCGTTACGGCGGAAGCCTGTTCCTGAAGCCCCATGCCGGGTCCCAAGGGAAGTCTGCGCTCCGGGTTCAGCATCACCGGAAGGCACAGCGCGAAGCCGGAAGCGACGCCCCCGTGCTGCAAATCGCAGGACGCGATCAGCGCAACCGCCCGCTAACGAAGCAATTTGAAGATGCCGAGGATGGATTCGACTGGATTGCCAGCTTTATCGGCAGACGAACCTTTGTGATGCAGCCCTGCTTGTCCCTGCTGACGCAGGCGGGCGAGCCATTCGACATTCGTGTGCTGATGCAAAAAAATGACCGGGGCCGCTGGGCGATGACCGGCATGGCCGCACGCATCGGCACCCCTGACAGCATTACTTCCAATCTCCATGGAGGCGGGCGGGCCGTGTCTGTCCTTCCATTTTTGAAGCGCGAATACGACCCGGAGCGTGCCGAGCAGCTCATGGAGCAGCTGCAAGCCTATAGCGAGCGCATTCCCCCTCTACTTGAAGCGCGACACGGGCGTCTGATGGAGGTCGGTCTGGATTACGGCATTGATCGGGAAGCCCGCATGTGGCTGCTGGAGGTCAATTCGAAGCCGGGCAGGACGGTTTTCCGTCAGACAGGCGAGCGGGAAGCCGCTGTGAAATCCGTGGAAAATCCCATCTTGTATGCGCGCTATGTATTGGGTCGACATCTTAGGAGGGTAAGTCCATGAGTTTGACGGTATGCAACGTCCACTTAACACCTAAATCCGAAAAAACAGTGTATCTCTCCAGCACCTTAATGAGGCAATTGAAGCTAACCGGCAAAAAATCTGTCCGGCTTCGATTGGGCAAGGCGTCAATCCCCGCTACGGTGAAGCCGGTGAAGCGTCCAGGCAACCATGTCATTATACCGGCCGGCCTTCGTTCCTTTGTCCGTGTGCCCAAATCCGGCATGGTCTATTTGCGCAACGATCAGGAAGGCGATCTGCAATTGGGGCCGCTCATCGGCGTCTTATCGGATTCCGCGCTGCGCACGCAGTCGCATCCATTTGGCAGCCGAACCTCGTTCATTAAGCAGATTTTGCGAACCGGCAATAAGAAAGCCTTCGTCTTTGCCTTCACTCCGCGCGATATCAATTGGCAGAACGAGACCGTCTACGCCTACTTCCTATCGGAATCCGGAAGTTGGATCCGGCGAACCGTACCGCTCCCGGATGTCGTATATAACCGGCTGCCGAGCCGGAGGGCAGAGACCACGTCCTCGATCCAGCAGCTGCGGGAACGGTTCGTTCGCCGGAATATCCCTTTTTTCAATTGGAGCTTCTTCAAAAAATCCGATATTTACGAGTTGCTGGAAAACGATCTGGAAGCGAATCTCCACGTGCCGGAATCGGTGATGAACCCGACGCCGGATACGATTCGCGACATGCTGGAACGCCATCACTTCGTCTACTACAAGCCGACTTCGGGAAGTCTCGGCATCGGCATCTACCGGCTCACCTTCCTGCCGAAAAAAGGCTATTTCGTACGCTACACCGTAAACGGCAAAAACACGCTGCTCCGCTTCAAGAATTTCTCCAGCCTCATCCGCATGCTGCAAGGAAGGCACGGCCGTTCGCTGCGCAATTATGTCGTGCAGCAGGGCGTCCGGCTCATCGAGATCGACGGCTGTCCGATCGACTTCCGCTTCCATATGCACAAAAACGGGGAGAATGACTGGACGGTTGTCGGAATCGGCGCCAAAAAAGCAGGCAAAGGCAGCGTGACCACCCACGTGAAAAATGGCGGACAACTGATGACGCCGGAGCATGCTCTCCAGCGGATGTTCGGTGACAGAGCCGACGAAGTGCTTGTCAAAATGAAAATGGTAGCGGTCGATCTGGCCAAGGCCATTGAACGGAACTATCCTCATCTGCTCGGCGAGCTCGGCTTCGACCTCGGCATTGACAAAGATGAGCATGTATGGATGTTCGAGGCCAATGCCAAGCCTGGACGCTCGATTTTCAAGCATCCATCCTTGCGCATAGAAGGACAGTCCTCGATTGAACATATCCTGGATCACTGTCTGTTCCTTAGCAAATTCCGCAGGAGGGATCCGATGTGAGTGGCATAGGGCAAGATCATCTGCCGATCGTCGCCATTCTGACGATCGAGGATGCCAAGGAGAAATTCCGGGGCAATCGCGACAACTTCCTGGATATTTTGCGCACGGGCAAGGATCTCGGCTTTACCGTATATATCGTGACCGTGAAGGATCTGAAGCTCGGCGCCAAGCGAATCGCGGGCTACACTTACAACGAAGATAAACAGACCTGGGAACAAGAATGGTTCCCGCCTCCACGCATCGTCTACAACCGCATACCGCTCCGGGAGGATGAGAATCAGCCTGCCGTCCGCCGCAAGATCGAGGAGATTTTGGAGCATCCGGGGATTCGCCTGTACAATCCTTACTTTTTCAACAAATGGCAATTGTTCGAATGGTTGAAAAAATCGAGGGCCACCCGGCCCTTCATTCCCGCCACGCGGCGGCTGCGCACCGCTGTCGCTCTGGCCAAAATGCTGAACAAACATCCCTATCTGTTCCTGAAGCCGGAGACGGGAAAAGCGGGCATGGGCATTATGACGCTGCGCGTCAACCATACGAAGGCGATGAAGTTCCGCCTCAAGACCCAGGACAGAAGACGAAGCGCCCTGTTCAAGTGCGCCACGATCTCGAAGCTGTGGGGCCGGATACGCAAGCAGGCCGGTACCCATAATTATATCGTCCAGCAAGGGATTACGCTGGCTACGGTGAACCGGCGGCCGTTTGATTTGCGGGTTCTGGTGCAGAAGAACAGCAAAGGCCAGTGGGATATTACCGGTGTCGGCGCGCGCGTCGCCGGCTCTTCCAGCATAACGACCCATGTTCCCCGCGGCGGAAGCATCGATGATCCCGAGAAGCTGCTGAGCGCGAATTTCGGCGTCGAACAAGCGCGGAGAACGATGGCCCGCACCAAAAACGCGGCTATCATCATCGCCCGGCAGATCGAACGCGGCTCCGGGCATACGCTTGGCGAGATGTCGATGGATTTGGGCGTGGATACGAACGGCAGCATCTGGTTCTTCGAAGCCAATGCGAAGCCGATGAAATTCGATGAGCCCCATATTCGGAGACGCTCGCTGGAACGTATTTTCCAGTATTCGGCTTATTTATCCCGAACCAGCGGATAACGTCAAAGAAGGTGAAGACGCTTGGATAAACCCGTTCTTGGCATTTTGACGCTTTATTTAAATGAGCAAAAGCACTTGGAAGAACGGCATATTTATCAGAAGATGATCGTGGCAGGGAAAAAGCTGGGGTTGACGGTCTTCGTGTTCACCCCGCAGGATGTCGATGAACAGCACAAGCGAATCAACGGGATGTGGTACCACCCGGAGAGCAAGCGCTGGATACGCAAATGGACCCGCTTCCCGACCATGATCTTCGATCGGTGCCGCATTCAGAAGAGCTACCGATTCGAGCAGTTGAAGCGGTTCCGCAGCAAATACCCGAAGCTGCTGTATCTGAACCGTCCGCTCCGCAATAAATGGACGATCTACCAGGTGCTCTCCACAGTCCCATCCCTTAAGAAATATCTTCCCGACACAAGACTGTATTCGGGGATACAGGATGTGCAGCGCATGCTGAAGGAGCGGCCGCTGCTCTACCTGAAGCCGGTTAACGGCACGGGAGGGCGCGGCATTCTTCGCATCCAGCGCATTCGCTCCTCGGACGGCGTGGTCTATGTCGAGGGAAGAGATCATCAGCGGCAGGTCATCCGGCCGCAAAAAATGACCTACTCCCAACTGGCTTCACGGCTAAGCTCCTGGAAAGCGAACGACCGCTATCTCATCCAGCAAGGCATCGCGCTCAAGCTGCCGAGCGGCCGCGTACATGATTACCGGATGCTCGTTCAGAAAAACGGCTCCGGCGTCTGGTCGGTTACCGGCTGCGCCGGACGCGTCGGACCGGTCAACAGCATCACCTCGAATCTTCACGGGGGAGGCCAGGCTGTGCGAATGGAGGAGCTGCTGTCGCAATGGATAGGCGACAAGACGCGCATCCTGCACATCCGCAGGGAAGCCGAAGCCCTCAGCCTTGAGGTGGCCGCCTTCCTCGAGAAGCGATATGATGCCCTGTGCGAGCTGGCGCTCGATCTCGCCATCGACCAGAAAGGGCGCATTTGGCTGCTGGAGGTCAATCCGAAGCCGGCGCGCGAAGTGTTCCACCGCATCGGCGACAAGGAGACGTACCGCAAGTCAATCATCCGCCCGCTCGAATATGCATCCTGGCTGTATCGCAAAAAGGCGGGCATCAAGCTGCCGGATTCCGGCAAAGCCACACAGCCTCAGGAAGAGAACAAGCCGGCAGAGAGCAATCCGGCTGATAAGAAGGACGCTTGAATTCGGGAGCGTCCATCACATACGACAGGCGCAGACTCGGAGAGCTGCGCCTGTGGCGGTTAAGAAGCTGTAGAGCGGTATAAGTCCAACAACTCCTCGAATTGGCGGATGATGACATCTGAACCCTGGAGCTCCTGCTCCTGTCCAAAGCCGGCATATTGGCAGCCGATGACGGACAGCCCGTTCTCCTTTCCCGCTTCCACGTCAGAGGAGCGGTCCCCGACCATCCAGGCCGAGTCGATGCCGTGCTCCGCCTTCAGGAGCCGCACCAGTTCCACCTTGGTCGCGGTGCCTCTTCCGCCCGCGCTGTACAAGCCGGCGAACAGCTCGTCCAGGCCGAAGGTCTTCACGATCGCCTGTATATATTCCTCCAGCCCGTTGCTTGCGACGAACAGCTTCACACCTTCGCGCCGCAGCTCGGCCAAGGTCTCCTTCACCTGCGGATACAGCTCCGCGATGCCTTCGTTCAATCCGGACAGCTCATATTGCAGCAGGAGCTCGTCCGCGCGGCGGTGCGCCTCCGGGCTTCCTTCCGGCATAACCCGCTTCCAGATATCCGCCAGCAGCATGCCAAGCGATCCGAGCATCAAATCTTCCGGCGGCGTCGGTCCCTCGTGAAGCTTCTCGCTCCGCAATGTATCGAATACGCGATGGTATGCCGTTATCAACAGCGATTCCGTGCGGAACAACGTTCCGTCCATATCGAAGATCATCGCTTCCGGCCGCGGCAGCCGGTCTGCCCGCACTATGTCCATACTCACAGCAAGTCCCTCCATTTGTCGTCATAAAATAAACGGTCAGTGAACCCACTATACCATACACGGCGGCAGAACTGGAGCGTTTTCCCTTATTCTTCTCTTTAAAATTATGTAACGGCTGCTGCCCGTTCACTTGTGGTACGGCTTCATTTCGGATAACAT includes these proteins:
- a CDS encoding YheC/YheD family protein; its protein translation is MLKSKVRLHVVSAGILREDMIMLGDSYVKQWKIPVNHPITIRFGSFRQSVTVSSVPKSDGLRISHALARNMGLSNGVPLRLTYAQQTLKIGPLIGVLISRDYPAVPDRPFGTITAFCREMVDACHSQGAVACFFTPEHVKDSQRIQAWVYTKGCWQLTSMPIPDVVNNRLTSRSLENKPSVQHFMKEVKSRYQSHVFNEKFLDKTEVFDALKASSELTRYLPESHLLRSYSTLKTMSGRYQTLFLKPARGSLGKGIICINRTSDNGFQALYSNISGTKRQNFSSLTKLFSTLSGKLKTNRYQIQQGLNLIDYAKRPIDFRALVQKNIHGRWSITSIVARTASTQHFVSNVARGGTLSTVKEAVGRSNLPSGAKNDIVGKLQRAALDIAKGIDTHIPAHFGELGIDLAIDTSGKVWLLEVNSKPSKNDNTPLNVNRVRPSVRKTVEYARYLSGF
- a CDS encoding YheC/YheD family protein; the encoded protein is MMKKRTEQPVIGVLQNESTGTPPFTEPQYCRRLCQAGRKHGVRVIVFSPEWADLASGTVNGYVYGDHRWEPCTAALPPLVYNRCVFSGGSAGARTSAALAKLLRSRRTAPLGVGLRGKWDIYRSLSAESGLSAILPPTHLYQSKRSLAAALSRYGGSLFLKPHAGSQGKSALRVQHHRKAQREAGSDAPVLQIAGRDQRNRPLTKQFEDAEDGFDWIASFIGRRTFVMQPCLSLLTQAGEPFDIRVLMQKNDRGRWAMTGMAARIGTPDSITSNLHGGGRAVSVLPFLKREYDPERAEQLMEQLQAYSERIPPLLEARHGRLMEVGLDYGIDREARMWLLEVNSKPGRTVFRQTGEREAAVKSVENPILYARYVLGRHLRRVSP
- a CDS encoding YheC/YheD family protein, producing the protein MSLTVCNVHLTPKSEKTVYLSSTLMRQLKLTGKKSVRLRLGKASIPATVKPVKRPGNHVIIPAGLRSFVRVPKSGMVYLRNDQEGDLQLGPLIGVLSDSALRTQSHPFGSRTSFIKQILRTGNKKAFVFAFTPRDINWQNETVYAYFLSESGSWIRRTVPLPDVVYNRLPSRRAETTSSIQQLRERFVRRNIPFFNWSFFKKSDIYELLENDLEANLHVPESVMNPTPDTIRDMLERHHFVYYKPTSGSLGIGIYRLTFLPKKGYFVRYTVNGKNTLLRFKNFSSLIRMLQGRHGRSLRNYVVQQGVRLIEIDGCPIDFRFHMHKNGENDWTVVGIGAKKAGKGSVTTHVKNGGQLMTPEHALQRMFGDRADEVLVKMKMVAVDLAKAIERNYPHLLGELGFDLGIDKDEHVWMFEANAKPGRSIFKHPSLRIEGQSSIEHILDHCLFLSKFRRRDPM
- a CDS encoding YheC/YheD family protein, which encodes MSGIGQDHLPIVAILTIEDAKEKFRGNRDNFLDILRTGKDLGFTVYIVTVKDLKLGAKRIAGYTYNEDKQTWEQEWFPPPRIVYNRIPLREDENQPAVRRKIEEILEHPGIRLYNPYFFNKWQLFEWLKKSRATRPFIPATRRLRTAVALAKMLNKHPYLFLKPETGKAGMGIMTLRVNHTKAMKFRLKTQDRRRSALFKCATISKLWGRIRKQAGTHNYIVQQGITLATVNRRPFDLRVLVQKNSKGQWDITGVGARVAGSSSITTHVPRGGSIDDPEKLLSANFGVEQARRTMARTKNAAIIIARQIERGSGHTLGEMSMDLGVDTNGSIWFFEANAKPMKFDEPHIRRRSLERIFQYSAYLSRTSG
- a CDS encoding YheC/YheD family protein, with product MDKPVLGILTLYLNEQKHLEERHIYQKMIVAGKKLGLTVFVFTPQDVDEQHKRINGMWYHPESKRWIRKWTRFPTMIFDRCRIQKSYRFEQLKRFRSKYPKLLYLNRPLRNKWTIYQVLSTVPSLKKYLPDTRLYSGIQDVQRMLKERPLLYLKPVNGTGGRGILRIQRIRSSDGVVYVEGRDHQRQVIRPQKMTYSQLASRLSSWKANDRYLIQQGIALKLPSGRVHDYRMLVQKNGSGVWSVTGCAGRVGPVNSITSNLHGGGQAVRMEELLSQWIGDKTRILHIRREAEALSLEVAAFLEKRYDALCELALDLAIDQKGRIWLLEVNPKPAREVFHRIGDKETYRKSIIRPLEYASWLYRKKAGIKLPDSGKATQPQEENKPAESNPADKKDA
- a CDS encoding HAD family hydrolase produces the protein MDIVRADRLPRPEAMIFDMDGTLFRTESLLITAYHRVFDTLRSEKLHEGPTPPEDLMLGSLGMLLADIWKRVMPEGSPEAHRRADELLLQYELSGLNEGIAELYPQVKETLAELRREGVKLFVASNGLEEYIQAIVKTFGLDELFAGLYSAGGRGTATKVELVRLLKAEHGIDSAWMVGDRSSDVEAGKENGLSVIGCQYAGFGQEQELQGSDVIIRQFEELLDLYRSTAS